In Campylobacter porcelli, the sequence TAATTGGCTTTGGTAATATCGGCTCAAGAGTAGCATATAGAAGCCTTGCTTTTGGTATGAAGGTTATAGCCTATGATCCATATATCGATCCTAGTAAGGCTACAGATATGGGGGCTACATATACTACGAATTTTGATGATATTTTGGGTTGTGATTTTATCACTATTCACACACCAAAAAATAAAGAGACTACAAATATGGTAGATGAAGAGCAGATTGCTAAGATGAAAGATGGAGTAAGGCTTATCAATTGCGCTCGTGGTGGCTTGTATAATGAAGAGGCTCTTTATAAGAATTTAAAAAGTGGTAAAATAGCATATGCTGGCATCGATGTGTTTGTTAAAGAGCCTGGCAATGACCATCAGCTACTAGAACTTAGCAATGTAAGTGCTACTCCGCACCTAGGTGCTAACACATATGAATCGCAAAAAAATATCGCCATTGACGCAGCAGAGCAGGCCATTAGTGCAGCAAGGGGTATTTGCTATCCAAATGCTCTAAATTTACCTATTAAAGTAGAGGATTTACCTTTGTTTGTGGCTCCTTATACAGAGCTTTTACCTAAGATGGCGTATTTTGCCTCTCAGCTTAGTGGCAAAAAGCAGATTAAAGCTATTAGATTAGAGCTTGAAGGAGAGGTGTCAGATTACGCTGAAGCTATGCTATCTTTTGGTATTGCTGGGGCTTTAAAAGATGTTTTAGGTGATACTATAAATTATGAAAACGCCACGCTAAAAGCAGCTGAAAAGGGTATTGAAGTATCTACTAATGTAGTGCCAACAAGTGGGTATAAGAGCAAATTAACAATCAAGCTAATCACAGATGAGGACTCTGTGAGCGTAGGTGGCACTGTATTTAGCGAAACAGAGCAAAGAATAGTAAGCGTAAATGGCTTTAAGACTGATTTTAAGCCAAAAGGTAGAATGATAGTATTTAAAAATCGTGATATACCAGGCGTTATTAGCGATATTAGCGGAATTCTAGCAAAAGCTAAGATTAATATTGCTGATTTTAGATTAGGTAGAGATAATGATGGCTTTGCCCTAGCTGTTATATTAGTAGATGAGGATATTAACAAAGATATACTAGACCAGCTAAATGCACTTGATGCGTGTGTGTGGGCTAGATATGCAGTATTAATTTAAAAGGAGAAAATATGGCAACATACTCTATGGGAGATTTAAAAAAGGGTTTAAAAATCGAAATTGATGGCAAACCTTATAAAATTGTCGAGTATCAACATGTAAAACCTGGCAAGGGTGCGGCATTTGTGCGTGTAAAAATCAAATCATTTGTCGATGGTAAGGTATTAGAAAAAACCTTCCACGCAGGCGATAAGTGTGAGGCTCCAAATTTAGTAGAAAAAGAGATGCAATATCTATATGATGATGGCGAATACTCTCAATTTATGGATGTTGAGTCATATGAGCAAGTAGCCATTGCTGATGAGGAGATAGGTGAAGCTAAAAAATGGATGATAGATGGAATGATGGTTCAAATCCTATTTCACAATGGCAAGGCAATTGGCGTAGAGGTGCCACAAGTTGTGGAGTTAAAAATAGTTGAAACTCAGCCAAATTTCAAAGGCGACACTCAAGGTAGCAATAAAAAACCAGCAACTCTAGAGAGCGGTGCTGTAGTTCAGATACCATTTCATGTGCTTGAGGGCGAGGTAATTCGTGTAGATACTGTGCGTGGTGAGTATATAGAAAGAGCAAATA encodes:
- the serA gene encoding phosphoglycerate dehydrogenase, with the protein product MKTVIVCDAIHPVGFEILNAQSDIKVIDAVDMPKDKLLEILGEADVAITRSSTDCGEKFINAATKLKALVRAGVGVDNVDIDGFSKKGIIVMNVPTANTIAAVEMTMCHLLNSARNYINSVNDLQQNRIWKREKWYGNELYGKTLGVIGFGNIGSRVAYRSLAFGMKVIAYDPYIDPSKATDMGATYTTNFDDILGCDFITIHTPKNKETTNMVDEEQIAKMKDGVRLINCARGGLYNEEALYKNLKSGKIAYAGIDVFVKEPGNDHQLLELSNVSATPHLGANTYESQKNIAIDAAEQAISAARGICYPNALNLPIKVEDLPLFVAPYTELLPKMAYFASQLSGKKQIKAIRLELEGEVSDYAEAMLSFGIAGALKDVLGDTINYENATLKAAEKGIEVSTNVVPTSGYKSKLTIKLITDEDSVSVGGTVFSETEQRIVSVNGFKTDFKPKGRMIVFKNRDIPGVISDISGILAKAKINIADFRLGRDNDGFALAVILVDEDINKDILDQLNALDACVWARYAVLI
- the efp gene encoding elongation factor P, with product MATYSMGDLKKGLKIEIDGKPYKIVEYQHVKPGKGAAFVRVKIKSFVDGKVLEKTFHAGDKCEAPNLVEKEMQYLYDDGEYSQFMDVESYEQVAIADEEIGEAKKWMIDGMMVQILFHNGKAIGVEVPQVVELKIVETQPNFKGDTQGSNKKPATLESGAVVQIPFHVLEGEVIRVDTVRGEYIERANK